One region of Spiroplasma culicicola AES-1 genomic DNA includes:
- a CDS encoding lipoprotein produces the protein MNNLMKKYLTIFSTIAITSTSASAVVSCTNNDTEDIYRPAPIMPIAKTGFENVNIEVIDMEKINYTNELLTEINQQLELAGYDLNNIDYQVYKNESQISIKDDLYRNGNYQFIITNKNNENDSITASISITNSLHLMDNFKITSIGSIYDQRPKSIMMALMFYNLDMVNELTNVAVQLTNSSNYQYTNTGATLSINNEVPTSRPTQFYGQLELKYNVVPFDKDSVNTEWPVTIAQMVKLAVNKDTLVTNFGRVNGKDPYTILMLFIMENLANPMYWGLFINDLDLDNFTAQLIDEQTSTYEMKFYSKSYNDQELPENPDDQNGEYDKFAHYLNDEQGIILTFRYFE, from the coding sequence ATGAATAATTTAATGAAAAAATATTTAACAATATTTTCAACAATTGCTATAACATCTACAAGTGCATCAGCTGTTGTTTCTTGTACAAATAATGATACTGAAGATATTTATAGACCAGCTCCAATTATGCCAATTGCTAAAACTGGTTTTGAAAATGTTAATATTGAAGTCATTGATATGGAAAAAATAAATTATACTAATGAACTATTAACCGAGATTAATCAGCAATTAGAACTTGCAGGATATGATTTAAATAATATTGATTATCAAGTTTATAAAAATGAATCACAAATTAGTATTAAAGATGATTTATATAGAAATGGAAATTATCAATTTATAATTACTAATAAAAATAATGAAAATGATTCAATTACAGCAAGTATTTCAATTACAAATTCATTGCATTTAATGGATAATTTTAAAATTACTTCAATTGGTTCAATTTATGATCAACGTCCAAAATCTATTATGATGGCTTTAATGTTTTATAATTTAGATATGGTAAATGAATTGACAAATGTTGCTGTGCAATTGACAAATTCTTCAAATTATCAATATACAAACACAGGGGCCACATTATCAATAAATAATGAAGTACCAACAAGTAGGCCTACTCAATTTTATGGACAACTTGAATTAAAATACAATGTTGTTCCATTTGATAAGGACTCTGTTAATACTGAATGGCCTGTTACAATTGCTCAAATGGTTAAACTAGCTGTTAATAAAGATACTTTAGTAACAAATTTTGGAAGAGTTAATGGTAAAGACCCATATACTATTTTGATGTTATTTATTATGGAAAATTTAGCAAATCCTATGTATTGGGGATTATTCATTAATGATTTAGACTTAGATAATTTTACTGCTCAATTAATTGATGAACAAACTAGTACATATGAAATGAAATTTTATTCAAAATCTTATAATGATCAAGAATTACCTGAAAACCCAGATGATCAAAATGGAGAATATGATAAATTTGCTCATTATTTGAATGATGAACAAGGTATAATTTTAACATTTAGATATTTTGAATAA